The following are encoded in a window of Sminthopsis crassicaudata isolate SCR6 chromosome 5, ASM4859323v1, whole genome shotgun sequence genomic DNA:
- the KRT84 gene encoding keratin, type II cuticular Hb4 isoform X2 — protein MSCRSFRVSSGRRVGNFSSCSAVMPQNLNRYHTNSVSCRSGVSLQGLGGFGSRSLCNFGSYLPRRMAVGSYPVHSGVGFRSGGRSFGYRVGGIGGPAAPSITAVTVNPSLLTPLNLEIDPNVQRVKKDEKEQIKTLNNKFASFIDKVRFLEQQNKLLETKWSFLQDQKCVRSNLEPLFENYISNLRRQLDVVANDRARLEAERNHMQDVLEGFKKKYEEELVFRANAENEFVALKKDVDTAYLNKSDLETNMESLIDEIQFLKTLYEKEIELLNSHISDTSVIVKMDNSRDLDLDGIIAEIKAQYEEIARRSRADAEAWYQTKYEEMQVTAGVHSDNLRSTRDEINELNRLIQRLKTEIDHAKGQRAKVEAAVAQAEQQGENALNDAKAKLAELEGALQQTKQDMACQLREYQELMNVKLALDVEITAYRKLLEGEENRICEGVGPVNISVSSSRGGVICGPESFVFSSSHARGGSGFSAGSNTCTPSGLQSSGGAWSSGGSCGTGLSRGSRISARGGDGAVTSGGSSVIIGETCTPCSPCLPTQGFSSSSGSRSGRSNTVHFGSTTSPCRNKY, from the exons ATGTCTTGTCGCTCCTTTCGGGTTAGCTCTGGCCGTCGAGTTGGCAACTTCAGCTCCTGCTCAGCTGTGATGCCCCAGAATCTGAACCGTTACCATACCAACTCTGTCTCCTGCCGAAGTGGTGTCAGCTTGCAGGGCTTGGGTGGTTTTGGGAGCCGGAGTCTGTGCAATTTTGGATCCTATTTACCCCGAAGGATGGCAGTAGGCTCTTACCCTGTCCATTCCGGGGTTGGTTTTAGATCTGGTGGCAGGA GTTTTGGATACAGAGTTGGTGGAATTGGAGGCCCAGCTGCTCCTTCCATCACAGCAGTAACTGTCAACCCAAGTCTACTGACACCTCTCAACCTGGAGATTGACCCCAATGTTCAGAGGGtgaagaaagatgagaaagagcAGATCAAGACTCTGAACAACAAATTTGCTTCATTCATTGACAAG GTGAGATTCCTGGAACAGCAAAATAAGCTCCTAGAGACTAAGTGGAGCTTCCTCCAAGACCAGAAATGCGTCAGGAGCAACCTGGAGCCACTCTTTGAGAACTACATCAGCAACCTGAGGAGGCAGCTCGATGTGGTTGCCAATGATCGGGCCAGGCTAGAAGCCGAGAGGAACCACATGCAAGATGTCCTGGAAGGCTTCAAGAAGAA ATACGAAGAGGAATTGGTATTCCGGGCCAATGCAGAGAATGAGTTTGTGGCTCTGAAGAAG GATGTGGATACAGCTTACTTAAACAAGTCTGACCTGGAGACCAATATGGAAAGCTTAATCGATGAGATCCAATTCCTGAAAACTCTGTATGAGAAG GAGATCGAGTTGCTCAATTCCCACATCTCAGATACATCTGTCATTGTAAAAATGGACAACAGCAGGGACCTGGACTTGGATGGTATAATTGCTGAAATTAAGGCTCAGTATGAGGAGATTGCCAGGCGAAGCCGGGCTGATGCTGAGGCCTGGTATCAGACTAAG TATGAAGAAATGCAAGTAACAGCAGGGGTGCACTCTGATAACCTTCGGAGCACACGTGATGAGATTAATGAACTAAATCGCCTGATACAGAGGCTGAAGACTGAGATTGATCATGCCAAAGGGCAG CGTGCCAAGGTGGAAGCTGCTGTTGCTCAGGCTGAGCAGCAGGGAGAGAATGCTCTCAATGACGCCAAGGCCAAGCTGGCTGAACTAGAAGGGGCTTTGCAGCAAACCAAGCAGGACATGGCCTGTCAGCTGCGTGAATACCAGGAGCTGATGAATGTCAAATTGGCATTGGATGTGGAGATCACTGCCTACAGGAAACTCCTAGAAGGTGAAGAGAACAG GATCTGTGAAGGTGTTGGACCAGTGAACATAT CTGTGAGCAGTTCCAGAGGTGGTGTGATATGTGGCCCAGAATCCTTTGTCTTCAGCTCCTCCCATGCCCGAGGTGGGTCTGGCTTCTCTGCAGGTAGCAACACCTGCACCCCGAGCGGGCTCCAGAGTTCTGGGGGTGCCTGGAGTTCTGGTGGCTCCTGTGGCACCGGCCTGAGCAGAGGATCTAGGATTTCTGCCAGAGGTGGGGATGGGGCAGTCACTAGCGGAGGGAGCTCTGTGATCATTGGGGAGACCTGTACCCCTTGCAGTCCCTGTCTTCCCACTCAAGGCTTCAGCAGCAGCAGTGGCAGCCGGAGCGGCCGTAGCAACACTGTCCACTTTGGATCCACTACCTCACCCTGCAGGAACAAGTACTGA
- the KRT84 gene encoding keratin, type II cuticular Hb4 isoform X1 yields the protein MSCRSFRVSSGRRVGNFSSCSAVMPQNLNRYHTNSVSCRSGVSLQGLGGFGSRSLCNFGSYLPRRMAVGSYPVHSGVGFRSGGRIGFGTGSGMGFGFGPSHGSCFGAGSNIGFGAGSSIGLGPSVSIGYGFGRPGFGYRVGGIGGPAAPSITAVTVNPSLLTPLNLEIDPNVQRVKKDEKEQIKTLNNKFASFIDKVRFLEQQNKLLETKWSFLQDQKCVRSNLEPLFENYISNLRRQLDVVANDRARLEAERNHMQDVLEGFKKKYEEELVFRANAENEFVALKKDVDTAYLNKSDLETNMESLIDEIQFLKTLYEKEIELLNSHISDTSVIVKMDNSRDLDLDGIIAEIKAQYEEIARRSRADAEAWYQTKYEEMQVTAGVHSDNLRSTRDEINELNRLIQRLKTEIDHAKGQRAKVEAAVAQAEQQGENALNDAKAKLAELEGALQQTKQDMACQLREYQELMNVKLALDVEITAYRKLLEGEENRICEGVGPVNISVSSSRGGVICGPESFVFSSSHARGGSGFSAGSNTCTPSGLQSSGGAWSSGGSCGTGLSRGSRISARGGDGAVTSGGSSVIIGETCTPCSPCLPTQGFSSSSGSRSGRSNTVHFGSTTSPCRNKY from the exons ATGTCTTGTCGCTCCTTTCGGGTTAGCTCTGGCCGTCGAGTTGGCAACTTCAGCTCCTGCTCAGCTGTGATGCCCCAGAATCTGAACCGTTACCATACCAACTCTGTCTCCTGCCGAAGTGGTGTCAGCTTGCAGGGCTTGGGTGGTTTTGGGAGCCGGAGTCTGTGCAATTTTGGATCCTATTTACCCCGAAGGATGGCAGTAGGCTCTTACCCTGTCCATTCCGGGGTTGGTTTTAGATCTGGTGGCAGGATTGGTTTTGGGACTGGCAGTGGTATGGGCTTTGGATTTGGGCCTAGCCATGGGTCCTGTTTTGGGGCTGGTAGCAACATTGGCTTTGGAGCTGGAAGTAGCATCGGTTTAGGGCCCAGTGTCAGTATTGGCTATGGCTTTGGAAGACCTGGTTTTGGATACAGAGTTGGTGGAATTGGAGGCCCAGCTGCTCCTTCCATCACAGCAGTAACTGTCAACCCAAGTCTACTGACACCTCTCAACCTGGAGATTGACCCCAATGTTCAGAGGGtgaagaaagatgagaaagagcAGATCAAGACTCTGAACAACAAATTTGCTTCATTCATTGACAAG GTGAGATTCCTGGAACAGCAAAATAAGCTCCTAGAGACTAAGTGGAGCTTCCTCCAAGACCAGAAATGCGTCAGGAGCAACCTGGAGCCACTCTTTGAGAACTACATCAGCAACCTGAGGAGGCAGCTCGATGTGGTTGCCAATGATCGGGCCAGGCTAGAAGCCGAGAGGAACCACATGCAAGATGTCCTGGAAGGCTTCAAGAAGAA ATACGAAGAGGAATTGGTATTCCGGGCCAATGCAGAGAATGAGTTTGTGGCTCTGAAGAAG GATGTGGATACAGCTTACTTAAACAAGTCTGACCTGGAGACCAATATGGAAAGCTTAATCGATGAGATCCAATTCCTGAAAACTCTGTATGAGAAG GAGATCGAGTTGCTCAATTCCCACATCTCAGATACATCTGTCATTGTAAAAATGGACAACAGCAGGGACCTGGACTTGGATGGTATAATTGCTGAAATTAAGGCTCAGTATGAGGAGATTGCCAGGCGAAGCCGGGCTGATGCTGAGGCCTGGTATCAGACTAAG TATGAAGAAATGCAAGTAACAGCAGGGGTGCACTCTGATAACCTTCGGAGCACACGTGATGAGATTAATGAACTAAATCGCCTGATACAGAGGCTGAAGACTGAGATTGATCATGCCAAAGGGCAG CGTGCCAAGGTGGAAGCTGCTGTTGCTCAGGCTGAGCAGCAGGGAGAGAATGCTCTCAATGACGCCAAGGCCAAGCTGGCTGAACTAGAAGGGGCTTTGCAGCAAACCAAGCAGGACATGGCCTGTCAGCTGCGTGAATACCAGGAGCTGATGAATGTCAAATTGGCATTGGATGTGGAGATCACTGCCTACAGGAAACTCCTAGAAGGTGAAGAGAACAG GATCTGTGAAGGTGTTGGACCAGTGAACATAT CTGTGAGCAGTTCCAGAGGTGGTGTGATATGTGGCCCAGAATCCTTTGTCTTCAGCTCCTCCCATGCCCGAGGTGGGTCTGGCTTCTCTGCAGGTAGCAACACCTGCACCCCGAGCGGGCTCCAGAGTTCTGGGGGTGCCTGGAGTTCTGGTGGCTCCTGTGGCACCGGCCTGAGCAGAGGATCTAGGATTTCTGCCAGAGGTGGGGATGGGGCAGTCACTAGCGGAGGGAGCTCTGTGATCATTGGGGAGACCTGTACCCCTTGCAGTCCCTGTCTTCCCACTCAAGGCTTCAGCAGCAGCAGTGGCAGCCGGAGCGGCCGTAGCAACACTGTCCACTTTGGATCCACTACCTCACCCTGCAGGAACAAGTACTGA